A stretch of the Candidatus Woesearchaeota archaeon genome encodes the following:
- the trpS gene encoding tryptophan--tRNA ligase, protein MSEQKVTPWDVDGKVDYDKLIKEFGVKCLSDKIKNEIKELSEKKGIPYHIYLKRELFFSHREFDKALEAHKEGKPFFLYTGRSPGGSMHIAHLIPFMFTKYLQDIFDCNLYIQIPDDEKFLFKKDLTLEKVEEMTKSDLLDISAIGFNPDKTFIFRNTEYMSRMYPLYLRTAKKITFSQARNTFGFQNDSNIGMINYPALQIVPTFFEKGICVIPMGIDQDPFFRLQRDIAKGLGYEKNVNIHSKFLSSLTGPEGKMSASNADKAILLTDVPLVVKKKVNKYAFSGGRATLEEHREKGGDTLVDVSYQWLYYLLEEDDSEIARIKEEYESGRMLSGEIKSILIEKINSYIEVHNKNKEKALKNKLLDKYMYTGKLAKSMWNKNF, encoded by the coding sequence ATGAGTGAGCAAAAAGTTACACCTTGGGATGTTGATGGGAAGGTTGATTATGATAAATTGATTAAGGAATTTGGAGTAAAATGTTTATCTGATAAAATTAAAAATGAGATAAAGGAACTTTCAGAGAAAAAAGGAATTCCATATCATATTTATTTGAAGAGGGAGTTGTTTTTTTCACATAGGGAATTTGATAAGGCTCTTGAAGCGCATAAAGAAGGAAAACCTTTCTTTTTGTATACTGGCCGTTCTCCTGGAGGGAGTATGCATATTGCACATTTGATTCCTTTTATGTTTACTAAATATTTGCAAGATATTTTTGATTGTAATTTATACATTCAAATACCTGATGATGAGAAGTTTTTGTTTAAGAAAGATTTGACACTTGAGAAAGTTGAAGAGATGACAAAGTCTGATTTATTAGATATTAGTGCAATTGGTTTTAATCCTGATAAGACATTTATTTTTAGAAATACTGAGTATATGAGTAGAATGTATCCTCTTTATTTGAGAACTGCAAAGAAGATTACTTTTTCTCAAGCAAGAAATACTTTTGGTTTTCAGAATGATTCTAATATCGGTATGATTAATTATCCTGCACTTCAGATTGTTCCAACTTTTTTTGAGAAAGGAATTTGTGTTATTCCTATGGGTATTGATCAAGATCCATTTTTTAGATTACAACGAGATATTGCTAAAGGATTAGGTTATGAGAAAAATGTTAATATTCATTCAAAATTTTTATCTTCTTTGACAGGACCAGAAGGGAAAATGTCAGCATCTAATGCTGATAAAGCAATTTTACTTACAGATGTTCCTTTGGTTGTTAAAAAGAAAGTAAATAAGTATGCATTCTCTGGAGGAAGAGCAACTTTAGAGGAGCATAGGGAGAAAGGTGGGGATACTTTAGTTGATGTTTCTTATCAATGGTTGTATTATTTACTTGAGGAAGATGATTCTGAGATTGCAAGAATTAAGGAAGAATATGAATCAGGAAGAATGCTTTCAGGTGAAATTAAAAGTATTTTGATTGAAAAAATTAATTCTTACATTGAAGTTCATAATAAGAATAAAGAGAAAGCTTTGAAGAATAAGTTGCTTGATAAGTATATGTATACAGGGAAATTAGCTAAATCTATGTGGAATAAAAATTTCTAA